A genome region from Trachemys scripta elegans isolate TJP31775 chromosome 2, CAS_Tse_1.0, whole genome shotgun sequence includes the following:
- the LOC117871698 gene encoding riboflavin transporter 2-like: MVLVVHILACLLGTGSWVAINGMWVELPLIVPRVPEGWYLPSYLTVLIQFANVGPLFVTLMHHFRPGRLSEPGTIYTIISLGALACVLLAFFWQETSVVGGTARSTALLVLLFFLSLVDCTSSVTFLPFMLRFRARYLTTYFVGEGLSGLVPGLVALAQGVGVARCVNGSLAGNASGPGLQVEYQPARFSVRLFFLFLGGMMGLCLAAFVLLNHLPAARQERAKERFRAQARVEAGSGLQAVVEERPMISPTESHRRSGYFGTGTYSWPQVAYIFLVLAWVNALTNAVLPAVQSYSCLPYGNSAYHLSATLAAMANPLACFIGMFLPNRCLLTLGLLAAAGSGFGCYIMAMAVLSPCPPLLHSYAGVTLIVLCWVLFVGSLSYVKLMIGMILRDEGHSALVWCGAVVQLGSMLGALTMFPLVSVYSLFRSGDACTTHCPS; this comes from the exons ATGGTGCTGGTGGTTCACATCCTCGCCTGCCTCCTGGGCACAGGCTCGTGGGTGGCCATCAACGGCATGTGGGTGGAGCTGCCCCTCATTGTGCCCCGGGTCCCGGAGGGCTGGTACCTGCCGTCCTACCTCACGGTGCTGATCCAGTTCGCCAACGTGGGGCCGCTCTTCGTCACCCTCATGCACCACTTCCGGCCTGGGCGGCTCAGCGAGCCCGGCACCATCTACACCATCATCAGCCTCGGGGCGCTGGCCTGCGTCCTGCTGGCCTTCTTCTGGCAGGAGACCAGCGTGGTGGGGGGCACTGCCCGCAGCACTGCCCTCCTcgtcctcctcttcttcctctccttGGTGGACTGCACCTCCTCCGTCACCTTCCTGCCCTTCATGCTGCGGTTCCGGGCCCGGTACCTGACCACCTACTTCGTGGGCGAGGGGCTGAGCGGCCTGGTGCCCGGCCTGGTGGCCCTggcccagggggtgggggtggcccgGTGCGTGAATGGCAGCCTGGCGGGGAATGCCTCGGGCCCGGGGCTGCAAGTGGAGTACCAGCCGGCCCGGTTCTCCGTTcgcctcttcttcctcttccttggcGGCATGATGGGCCTGTGCCTCGCCGCCTTCGTCCTGCTCAACCACCTCCCGGCCGCCCGGCAGGAGCGGGCCAAGGAGCGGTTCCGGGCCCAGGCCCGGGTGGAGGCCGGCTCGGGCCTGCAGGCCGTGGTGGAGGAGCGGCCCATGATCAGCCCCACCGAGAGCCACCGCCGCAGCGGCTACTTCGGCACCGGCACGTACTCCTGGCCCCAGGTGGCCTACATCTTCCTGGTGCTGGCCTGGGTCAACGCGCTGACCAACGCCGTGCTGCCCGCGGTGCAGTCCTACTCCTGCCTGCCCTACGGCAACTCGGCCTACCACCTCTCAGCCACGCTGGCCGCCATGGCCAACCCGCTGGCCTGCTTCATCGGCATGTTCCTGCCCAACAG GTGTTTGCTGACGCTCGGGCTCCTGGCCGCGGCGGGCTCCGGGTTCGGCTGCTACATCATGGCCATGGCGGTGCTCAGCCCGTGCCCGCCCCTGCTACACAGCTACGCCGGGGTGACGCTCATC GTGCTGTGCTGGGTTCTCTTCGTGGGCTCGCTGTCCTACGTGAAGCTGATGATCGGTATGATCCTGCGGGACGAGGGGCACAGCGCCCTGGTGTGGTGCGGGGCCGTGGTGCAGCTGGGCTCCATGCTGGGGGCCCTCACCATGTTCCCGCTGGTCAGCGTCTACAGCCTCTTCCGCTCCGGAGACGCCTGCaccacccactgccccagctgA